CATCTTCATCCCGGCCGTCCTCCTGTTCGGCATCGTGATTGGCTGGATCCTCGGCTCGCGCGCCGCGGCCGATGCGTACGCGGCGGAACTGCGGCGCCGCGAGGAACGGGCGGCGCGGAAGGCACGGGCCGACGCCGCTTAGGAGCTCGTGCGGACGGACAAGATCTTTCTGGTCGGCTTCATGGCGGCGGGCAAGTCGACCGTCGCCGACGCGCTGGCGCGGCGGCTCGACTGGCGCTCCGAGGACATCGACAGCCTGATCGAGACGCGCGAGCGGTCCACGGTAGCGGACATCTTCGCAACCCGTGGCGAAGCGCACTTCCGGGACGTCGAGCGGTCCATCCTCGGCGAGCTCCTGCTGCCGCGCCACACGGTTGTGGCGACCGGCGGCGGGACCTTCGCGGACGCGGAGAACCGGCGGCGGATCAATGCGGACGGGGCGTCCGTCTGGCTCGACGTGACGTTCGACACGGTGGTCGAACGGCTCCCCTCCGACGGCCGCCGTCCCCTTGCGGCGGACCGGGTGACGATGGAAGCGCTCTTCTGGGCGCGTCAGTCCGCCTACCGCCAGGCCCATCTCCGTCTCGACGCCAACCGCGCGCCGGCCGGCGAGCTGGTCGACCGAATCCTCGAATGGCTCGGGGAGTGAGCCGGCGCCTAGCTGCTACCGGTCGACGTTCGGTGCCGCCGTCGTGTGCTATTGGCGGAGGGCGTCGAGCACCGCGAAGAAGCCGGGGTAGGAGACATCCACCGCTTCGGCGCCGGTAATGGTGGACGGCCCTTCGCAGGCGAGGGCCGCGACGGCAAACGCCATCGCCAGGCGGTGGTCGCCAGCGGCGTCGGCGGTTCCGCCGGCCGGACGTTCCCGACTCTCCGCGTGGAAACCGTCGGGCCGTTCGTCGACCGGGACGCCGAGGGCGCGGAGACCGGCGGCGAATGCCGCAATCCGGTCGCTCTCCTTGTGACGCAGCTCCCCGGCGCCGCTCACCGTCACCGGGACGCCATGTGCGGCGAGCGCGCCG
Above is a window of Acidobacteriota bacterium DNA encoding:
- a CDS encoding shikimate kinase; this encodes MRTDKIFLVGFMAAGKSTVADALARRLDWRSEDIDSLIETRERSTVADIFATRGEAHFRDVERSILGELLLPRHTVVATGGGTFADAENRRRINADGASVWLDVTFDTVVERLPSDGRRPLAADRVTMEALFWARQSAYRQAHLRLDANRAPAGELVDRILEWLGE